A genomic segment from Thermodesulfobacteriota bacterium encodes:
- the arsD gene encoding arsenite efflux transporter metallochaperone ArsD: MPATLQVFDPPLCCSTGVCGPGVDPGLARFAADLKRLQEQGVRVERFNLAQDPGAFARSYAVSKALAEEGQACLPLVLVDGKIVSRCSYPTCEQLDRLILGSSGEEPGLYSGAVEELVAIGAAIASNCEPCFKHHCGQALKLGVSREDMARAVRTAQMCWARHWVPRPAQFPALRASRRSTSIPRPPPWRRTCAGPGSSPMLGWSTRV; encoded by the coding sequence ATGCCGGCTACCTTGCAGGTCTTCGATCCCCCCCTGTGCTGTTCCACCGGCGTGTGCGGTCCCGGCGTGGACCCGGGGCTGGCCCGCTTCGCCGCCGACCTCAAGCGCCTGCAAGAACAGGGAGTGCGCGTCGAACGGTTCAACCTGGCCCAGGACCCCGGGGCGTTTGCGCGAAGCTATGCGGTGAGCAAGGCGCTCGCCGAGGAGGGCCAGGCCTGCCTGCCCTTGGTCTTGGTGGATGGGAAGATCGTCAGCCGGTGCTCCTACCCCACCTGCGAGCAGTTGGACCGCCTGATCCTGGGCAGCTCGGGGGAAGAGCCGGGGCTCTATTCCGGCGCCGTGGAAGAGCTCGTGGCCATCGGCGCCGCCATCGCGTCCAACTGCGAGCCGTGCTTCAAGCACCACTGCGGCCAGGCCCTCAAGCTGGGCGTGAGCCGGGAAGACATGGCACGCGCGGTGCGAACCGCCCAGATGTGCTGGGCACGCCACTGGGTTCCGCGCCCCGCGCAATTCCCGGCGCTTCGGGCATCGAGGCGCTCAACGTCGATCCCGAGGCCGCCGCCCTGGAGGCGGACCTGCGCCGGGCCGGGATCGAGCCCTATGCTTGGGTGGTCAACCAGAGTCTGA
- a CDS encoding radical SAM/SPASM family putative metalloenzyme maturase: MNATPSLPRFERQPSAAAPAQAEPARLPHPSKLFVETTTRCNLRCAMCVKQTHDHGMEEGDLSLRTFRALEPAFPQLDALVLSGIGEPLLHPGLEGFIRLARRAMPASGWIGFQSNALLLDDARALSLLDAGLDRICLSLDAVSPATFRRLREGGEVGAVDRGLAALGRAEAATGRQIAKGIEFVAVRDNVAELPEVVRWAARRGATFALVTQVLPYDERLVEQAAYDPNTDVAVGFFEPWRKRARAEGVDLARYFEVLWKYTKTPEEERIVAFIEAVKADAHARDVFVNVQKILERDETWISYVEEVFGEAAAAAREEGLELRLPEVVPHGDRRCAFVEEGGAFVSWDGNVHPCYFLWHGYRCLINGREKFVRPRVFGNTKEGGILDIWKDPAYRAFREGVTRYDYPFCSDCNLAKCCDYVTAEEFEQDCFLNAEPCGDCLWCKGVFHCLS; the protein is encoded by the coding sequence ATGAACGCCACCCCTTCCCTTCCCCGCTTCGAACGGCAGCCCAGTGCGGCCGCACCGGCTCAGGCCGAGCCGGCCCGCCTCCCCCACCCCTCCAAGCTCTTCGTCGAGACGACCACCCGGTGCAACCTGCGCTGCGCCATGTGCGTGAAGCAGACCCACGACCACGGCATGGAGGAGGGCGACCTCTCGCTTCGGACCTTCCGGGCACTGGAGCCCGCCTTTCCGCAATTGGACGCCCTGGTGCTCTCAGGCATCGGAGAGCCCCTCCTGCACCCGGGGCTCGAAGGCTTCATCCGGCTCGCGCGCCGCGCCATGCCCGCCTCCGGCTGGATCGGCTTCCAGTCCAACGCGCTGTTGCTCGACGATGCCCGGGCGCTCTCCCTCCTCGACGCGGGCCTCGACCGGATCTGCCTCTCCCTGGACGCGGTCTCCCCGGCCACTTTCCGACGCCTCCGGGAAGGGGGCGAGGTGGGGGCCGTGGACCGCGGCCTTGCGGCCCTTGGCCGGGCCGAGGCCGCCACCGGCCGCCAGATCGCCAAGGGCATCGAGTTCGTGGCCGTGCGCGACAACGTGGCCGAGCTCCCCGAAGTGGTCCGGTGGGCCGCCCGCCGGGGGGCGACCTTTGCCCTGGTCACCCAGGTTCTCCCCTACGACGAGCGCCTCGTGGAGCAGGCCGCCTACGATCCCAACACGGACGTGGCCGTGGGGTTCTTCGAGCCGTGGCGCAAGCGCGCCCGGGCCGAAGGGGTGGACCTGGCGCGCTACTTCGAGGTCCTGTGGAAGTACACCAAGACCCCGGAGGAAGAGCGCATCGTCGCCTTCATCGAGGCCGTGAAGGCCGACGCCCACGCCCGGGACGTGTTCGTCAACGTCCAGAAGATCCTCGAGCGAGACGAGACGTGGATCTCCTACGTGGAGGAGGTCTTCGGAGAAGCCGCGGCGGCTGCCCGGGAGGAAGGGCTGGAGCTGCGCCTGCCCGAGGTGGTTCCCCACGGCGACCGGCGCTGCGCGTTCGTGGAAGAGGGGGGTGCGTTCGTATCCTGGGATGGGAACGTCCACCCCTGCTACTTCCTCTGGCACGGCTACCGGTGTCTCATCAACGGGCGGGAGAAGTTCGTACGCCCACGGGTCTTCGGAAACACGAAGGAAGGGGGCATCCTCGACATCTGGAAAGACCCCGCCTACCGCGCCTTCCGGGAGGGCGTGACCCGCTACGACTACCCCTTCTGCTCGGATTGCAACCTGGCCAAGTGCTGCGACTACGTCACGGCCGAGGAGTTCGAGCAGGACTGCTTCCTCAACGCCGAGCCCTGCGGCGACTGCCTGTGGTGCAAGGGGGTGTTCCACTGCCTGTCGTGA
- a CDS encoding universal stress protein: MFLHSLIATDLSAGSGPLLECTTQLQALGTQRVTLAHVAETRHSVGLDDALAEDHLPELEAQAQTLREQGYAVETRLAKGVAWYEVVEAARQSGADLVVTASHGRGAVLSSLLGGTAARIVEYAPCPVLVLRMSLMAEDGGRYCPLRFSKALDHVLFPTDFSEAARKAFEVLQGLAGRIGRISLVHVNQRVAWEHLAPEIAASYTEDDARRLGDMTEVLQGAGCRRVASQIAQGDPRKVLLEQAAQEDVSLVVMGTRGWGELPGMLLGSTAYSLVRRARAPVLLVRG; this comes from the coding sequence ATGTTTCTCCATTCCCTGATCGCCACCGACCTCTCGGCCGGCTCCGGCCCCCTGCTGGAGTGCACGACCCAGCTCCAGGCCCTGGGCACCCAGCGCGTCACCCTGGCCCACGTGGCGGAGACGCGGCACTCGGTAGGCCTCGACGACGCCCTGGCCGAGGACCACCTCCCCGAGCTCGAAGCGCAGGCGCAGACCCTGCGCGAACAGGGCTACGCGGTGGAGACCCGGCTCGCCAAGGGCGTGGCCTGGTACGAGGTAGTGGAGGCGGCCCGCCAATCTGGAGCCGACCTCGTGGTAACCGCCTCCCACGGCCGGGGCGCCGTGCTGAGCTCGCTCTTAGGGGGTACTGCGGCGCGGATCGTGGAGTACGCTCCCTGCCCGGTGCTGGTGCTGCGGATGAGTCTCATGGCGGAGGACGGCGGGCGCTACTGCCCGCTTCGCTTCTCCAAGGCGCTCGACCACGTGCTCTTCCCCACGGACTTCTCCGAGGCCGCACGGAAGGCCTTCGAGGTGCTCCAGGGGCTGGCCGGCCGCATCGGGCGGATCTCGCTGGTCCACGTAAACCAGCGGGTGGCCTGGGAGCACCTGGCGCCCGAGATCGCCGCGAGCTACACGGAGGACGACGCCCGCAGGCTCGGGGACATGACCGAGGTCCTCCAGGGCGCGGGATGCAGGCGCGTCGCATCGCAGATCGCCCAGGGAGACCCCCGCAAGGTCCTCCTGGAGCAGGCCGCCCAGGAGGACGTGAGCCTCGTCGTCATGGGGACTCGGGGCTGGGGCGAGCTGCCCGGCATGCTCCTCGGGAGCACGGCCTACAGCCTGGTGCGCCGGGCCCGGGCGCCGGTGCTCCTGGTGAGGGGTTGA